One genomic segment of Cellulophaga sp. HaHaR_3_176 includes these proteins:
- a CDS encoding heparinase II/III family protein: protein MKLKLNSIVFVMFIGMLTGTITTNAQKSKHPRIYTTNEAKPEFLNSIKNIDWKKSLVDKKIKNLEKYLNHVENDSTWLVSRLQMNWKTKHHKVFVKGGDFDHSEGNAPVPTVRFSGTRDWASEYSTPNLEDVEPYFDDPRGYYLAHKKTKVKEWVHPSKIGFAIEGINRKIMSLVEDASFLYWVTGDKKYAEFAKPVFETYIAGMYYRDAPIDLENGVQQRISGLATFEVIHEKILIHLITTYDFLYDYFEDEKVNLNQTAAVFQKWGDQIINNGIPDNNWNLFQARFLTYVALVLDENKAYTNGKGRQYFLDRTFNSSSERQLAIKESLLVYNQETGMWPECASYSVHVITTLLDIFTLLDNTTNKNELSNFPIIEKAALASFQYLFPSGYTIGFGDSNHKTLPPENFELLISNYSKYKNVEKEGIISGLLSEMIAKGEYEREAKDLPQLFFYVDELKTSEDNSNGLEKLTSPTFYASNVSMFNQRLGSGDDAMMISTVGSYGNHSHANGVSIELFANTYALGLDMGKGSSYWHSDHREYYSRFPAHNTVVVDGISDYYAMRGYHPFKLDNNFPKVSEKPSFDKLTFSKVSFFEPEAQADQQRFTAIIKSNSSKGYFLDVFRSKKQIDGEQRHDYFYHNLGQSLQILDKKEEALPLKSTKDFGSIYGDIKGYDYLSSKKKVKTSEDVLALFRLKTNDRADNLMKVWIKGSENQSIYTALAPKSNALKKDSGTAPAEVIGDSIQTLIVKRNASAWENPFAMVFNPYFEGEENPISDVKYSTIKENPSTQVIRVAFKDYATDTVILNTTEEDVVEKEGLYQKGLLSVVRTAKKSSDLDYFFLAGMYKYEQHGWEIVASGTPVNVSVERNGDTFVLESDGPILIRAPFLDGKKSAELQIYENDILISSRKGQVSRSNPDQLVFRLEKGYSKAVIAY from the coding sequence ATGAAGTTAAAATTAAATTCAATTGTATTTGTAATGTTTATCGGTATGCTTACGGGTACAATAACAACGAATGCTCAAAAAAGTAAACACCCCAGAATTTATACAACAAATGAAGCTAAACCTGAATTTTTAAACAGTATTAAAAATATTGATTGGAAAAAAAGTTTAGTAGATAAGAAAATTAAAAATTTAGAAAAGTATTTAAATCATGTTGAAAATGATTCAACATGGCTTGTTTCTAGGTTGCAAATGAATTGGAAAACAAAACACCACAAAGTTTTTGTTAAAGGTGGAGATTTTGATCACTCTGAAGGTAATGCTCCTGTACCAACAGTGCGTTTCTCAGGTACAAGAGATTGGGCTTCGGAATATTCAACGCCTAATTTAGAAGATGTAGAACCGTATTTTGATGATCCTCGTGGTTACTATTTGGCACATAAGAAAACAAAAGTAAAAGAGTGGGTACACCCTTCAAAAATAGGATTTGCTATTGAAGGTATTAACCGTAAGATAATGAGCCTTGTTGAAGATGCTTCTTTTTTATATTGGGTAACTGGCGATAAAAAATATGCTGAATTTGCAAAACCAGTTTTTGAAACCTACATAGCAGGTATGTACTATAGAGATGCACCTATTGATTTAGAAAACGGAGTTCAACAACGTATATCTGGATTAGCTACATTTGAAGTTATTCATGAAAAAATATTAATTCACTTAATTACGACATACGATTTTTTGTATGATTATTTTGAAGATGAAAAAGTAAATTTAAATCAGACTGCTGCTGTATTTCAAAAATGGGGTGATCAAATTATAAATAATGGAATACCAGATAATAATTGGAACCTATTTCAGGCTAGATTTTTAACGTATGTAGCGCTGGTTTTAGATGAAAACAAAGCGTATACAAACGGAAAAGGGCGCCAGTATTTTTTAGACCGTACTTTTAATTCTTCTTCAGAAAGACAATTAGCTATTAAAGAATCTTTATTGGTTTACAATCAAGAAACAGGTATGTGGCCAGAATGTGCTTCATATTCTGTTCATGTGATTACCACTTTACTAGATATTTTCACCCTTTTAGATAATACAACAAATAAGAATGAATTATCAAACTTTCCAATTATTGAAAAAGCAGCATTAGCATCCTTTCAATATTTGTTTCCTAGCGGGTATACCATTGGTTTTGGTGATTCAAACCACAAAACACTTCCGCCTGAAAATTTCGAACTTTTAATTTCAAATTACAGTAAATATAAAAATGTTGAAAAAGAGGGTATTATTTCTGGATTGTTATCTGAAATGATTGCCAAGGGAGAATATGAACGAGAAGCAAAAGATTTACCGCAATTGTTCTTTTATGTTGATGAGTTAAAAACATCAGAAGATAACAGTAATGGACTAGAGAAATTAACATCGCCAACGTTTTATGCATCTAACGTAAGTATGTTTAATCAAAGATTGGGAAGTGGAGATGATGCGATGATGATATCTACCGTAGGTTCTTACGGAAATCATTCTCATGCTAATGGTGTTTCAATTGAATTATTTGCAAATACATATGCTTTGGGTTTAGATATGGGAAAAGGTTCTAGTTATTGGCATAGTGATCATAGAGAGTATTACTCTCGATTTCCAGCACATAATACAGTTGTTGTAGATGGTATTTCAGATTATTATGCTATGCGTGGGTACCACCCTTTTAAATTAGATAATAATTTTCCGAAAGTAAGTGAAAAACCTTCTTTTGATAAGCTAACTTTTTCTAAAGTATCCTTTTTTGAACCTGAAGCACAAGCGGACCAACAACGGTTTACAGCAATTATAAAATCGAATTCTTCAAAAGGATATTTTTTAGATGTTTTTAGATCTAAAAAGCAAATAGATGGAGAACAACGTCACGATTATTTTTATCATAATTTAGGACAATCTCTTCAAATTTTAGATAAAAAAGAAGAAGCACTTCCTTTAAAATCGACAAAAGACTTTGGAAGTATATATGGTGATATTAAGGGTTATGATTATTTAAGCAGTAAAAAGAAAGTTAAGACATCTGAAGATGTTCTTGCCCTTTTTAGGTTAAAAACGAATGATAGAGCTGATAATTTAATGAAGGTTTGGATTAAAGGAAGCGAAAATCAAAGTATTTATACGGCCTTAGCACCAAAATCAAATGCGCTAAAAAAAGATTCAGGGACAGCACCTGCTGAAGTTATTGGAGATTCAATTCAAACTCTAATTGTTAAGAGAAATGCTTCAGCATGGGAAAATCCTTTTGCAATGGTTTTTAACCCTTATTTTGAAGGAGAAGAGAATCCGATTTCTGATGTGAAATACTCAACAATTAAAGAAAATCCAAGCACACAAGTTATACGAGTAGCATTTAAAGATTATGCAACCGATACAGTTATTTTAAATACAACTGAAGAAGATGTGGTAGAAAAAGAAGGACTATATCAAAAAGGTTTACTATCAGTCGTGAGAACTGCTAAAAAAAGTAGTGATTTAGATTATTTCTTTCTTGCAGGGATGTATAAATATGAACAACATGGTTGGGAAATTGTTGCTTCTGGAACACCTGTAAATGTTTCTGTAGAGCGTAATGGAGATACTTTTGTATTAGAGTCAGATGGACCAATTTTAATAAGAGCACCTTTTTTAGATGGAAAAAAATCTGCTGAGTTACAAATTTATGAAAATGATATTTTAATTAGTTCAAGGAAAGGGCAGGTATCAAGATCTAATCCAGATCAATTAGTATTTAGATTAGAGAAGGGGTATAGTAAAGCAGTAATTGCATACTAA
- a CDS encoding alpha/beta hydrolase, which translates to MKVLINILAILIFLVSFFEVYSQNPKSGREILPDTLVYKIVDADTLKLTFFYPEKVELNKKIPTIVFYFGGGWSGGSTTQFEDQAKYFATRGMVSVLVDYRVKSRHKATPFDAVRDAKSAIRYLRNNAKKLHIDPNKIVASGGSAGGHLAAATAIIKGLEEPNEDVSINSKANALVLYNPVIDNSKTGYGYDKVGDRYLEISPLHNIEKGAPTTLFLLGRKDPLIPVATAYVYQSKMEAVGSRCDVLIYEGQKHGFFNQWKEEGPEYFEKTTYDVDLFLQSIGYLKEKIK; encoded by the coding sequence ATGAAAGTATTAATAAACATTCTGGCTATTTTAATTTTTTTGGTATCTTTCTTTGAAGTTTATAGTCAGAACCCGAAATCAGGTAGAGAAATATTACCAGATACTTTAGTATATAAAATAGTTGATGCTGATACGTTAAAATTGACTTTTTTTTACCCTGAGAAAGTGGAGCTAAATAAAAAAATTCCGACTATTGTTTTTTATTTCGGAGGCGGATGGAGTGGAGGTTCAACTACTCAATTTGAAGATCAAGCAAAATATTTTGCAACAAGGGGTATGGTTTCTGTATTAGTTGATTATCGCGTAAAATCAAGACATAAAGCAACTCCATTTGATGCTGTAAGGGATGCTAAATCTGCAATACGTTACTTGAGAAATAATGCTAAAAAATTACATATAGATCCAAATAAAATAGTAGCTTCAGGAGGCTCTGCAGGTGGGCATTTAGCTGCTGCGACAGCTATAATAAAAGGTTTAGAAGAGCCTAATGAAGATGTCTCAATTAACTCTAAAGCAAATGCATTAGTACTATATAATCCTGTAATTGATAATAGTAAAACGGGATATGGATATGATAAGGTAGGTGATAGGTACTTAGAAATATCACCCCTACATAATATAGAAAAAGGAGCACCTACTACCTTGTTTTTATTAGGGAGGAAAGACCCTCTAATTCCTGTGGCTACTGCTTATGTATACCAGTCTAAAATGGAAGCTGTAGGTAGTCGTTGTGATGTATTAATTTACGAAGGTCAAAAACATGGTTTTTTTAATCAATGGAAAGAAGAAGGACCTGAATATTTTGAGAAAACAACATATGATGTTGATCTATTTTTACAATCGATTGGATATTTGAAAGAAAAAATAAAATAA
- a CDS encoding PDZ domain-containing protein: MKKIFLLILFISCTVQANTIELYVSANGVKNNKGSKSKSFTSIEDAVKKAIELKGKDASISIVINILPGEYHLAKPIKIPPILSDLQIKGTSTSGVHIKGSIPLKTNWKKYSGSIYVTKVSKKLNFDQLIVNDKAQILARYPNYNEDGHYWQGYAKDAISKERIATWKNPKGAFFHALHSGRWGGFHFRIIGVDTEGEAILEGGHQNNRASKPHEEFRMVENVFEELDSAGEWFLDKTTDKLYYWPSEGMDLETVTFEVSVLKDLIQVVGTLENPVKNVNISNITFENTQRTFMEAYEPLLRSDWNIYRGSAIFFEGTENCNVNNSEFTNLGGNVIMASKYNTALTIKGNHIHECGGSAISFVGDPSAVRSPSFNYKEFIPLAEMDTISGPKNELYPRNCLVEDNLIHRIGRIEKQTAGVQISMAMDITARHNSIYDVPRAGINIGDGTWGGHILEFNDVFNTVLETSDHGSFNSWGRDRFWHPNRAIMDSLTTANPNMPMWDAIKTTIIRNNRFRCDHGWDIDLDDGSSNYHIYNNLLLNNGLKLREGFNRVAENNIMVNNSLHPHVWFVESGDVFKYNIVGEAYQDIRLLGWGKELDYNFFRTEEAMLKSQIYNRDNHSAFGDPLFKDPATLDFTVAKNSPALSIGFKNFPMDKFGVQKPSLKKLSKTPRIPQLKNITDDSNNGTSTTISWLRNDLKNVSSAQEQSAYGLNTVEGVIVLKIWSQSPAVQNNGLKAGDVILKVSGKKIVNVKDFFTINAANTKEQLKLLIMRNQSEQELIIKTK; encoded by the coding sequence ATGAAGAAAATTTTTCTATTAATACTATTTATTTCATGTACTGTACAGGCAAATACTATAGAGTTATATGTTTCTGCAAATGGAGTAAAGAATAATAAAGGTTCTAAAAGCAAATCTTTTACTAGCATAGAAGATGCTGTTAAAAAAGCAATAGAGTTAAAAGGAAAAGATGCCAGTATAAGTATTGTTATTAATATTCTTCCTGGAGAATATCATCTTGCAAAACCCATTAAAATTCCACCTATATTAAGTGACTTACAGATAAAGGGTACTAGTACTTCTGGGGTTCATATAAAAGGTTCAATTCCTTTAAAAACAAATTGGAAAAAATATAGTGGTAGTATATATGTCACTAAAGTATCAAAAAAATTAAATTTTGATCAATTGATAGTGAATGACAAAGCACAAATTTTAGCACGTTATCCAAACTACAATGAGGATGGACATTATTGGCAAGGGTATGCAAAAGATGCTATTTCAAAAGAGCGTATTGCTACTTGGAAAAACCCTAAAGGCGCTTTTTTTCATGCGCTACATAGTGGTCGTTGGGGTGGTTTTCATTTTAGAATAATAGGAGTTGATACTGAAGGAGAAGCAATTCTTGAAGGTGGGCATCAAAATAATAGAGCCTCTAAGCCACACGAAGAATTTCGTATGGTAGAGAATGTTTTTGAAGAGTTAGATAGTGCTGGAGAATGGTTTTTAGATAAAACTACAGACAAATTATATTATTGGCCATCAGAAGGAATGGATTTAGAAACGGTTACGTTTGAAGTTTCAGTACTTAAGGATTTGATACAAGTTGTAGGTACTTTAGAAAACCCGGTTAAAAATGTGAACATAAGCAATATTACGTTTGAAAATACCCAGCGTACGTTCATGGAGGCATATGAACCTTTATTGCGTAGCGATTGGAATATATACAGAGGTAGTGCTATTTTCTTTGAAGGTACTGAGAATTGTAACGTAAACAATAGTGAGTTTACCAATTTAGGAGGCAATGTTATTATGGCGAGTAAATACAATACAGCGTTGACGATTAAAGGAAATCATATTCATGAATGCGGTGGAAGTGCTATTTCTTTTGTAGGAGATCCATCTGCAGTACGTTCTCCTTCTTTTAATTATAAAGAGTTTATTCCTTTAGCAGAAATGGATACTATTTCTGGACCTAAAAATGAACTGTACCCACGTAATTGTTTGGTAGAAGATAATTTAATACATCGTATTGGTCGTATAGAAAAGCAAACGGCCGGAGTTCAAATTTCTATGGCGATGGATATTACCGCTCGTCATAATAGTATTTATGATGTGCCACGAGCAGGCATAAATATAGGTGATGGCACTTGGGGTGGTCATATTTTAGAATTTAATGATGTGTTTAATACTGTACTAGAAACTAGTGATCATGGTTCATTTAATTCATGGGGTCGTGATCGTTTTTGGCATCCAAATCGTGCCATAATGGATAGTTTGACTACAGCAAACCCAAACATGCCTATGTGGGATGCTATAAAAACTACGATTATCAGAAATAATCGTTTTCGTTGTGATCATGGTTGGGATATTGATTTGGATGACGGTTCATCTAACTATCATATTTATAATAATTTATTATTAAATAATGGACTTAAGCTGCGCGAAGGATTCAATCGAGTCGCTGAGAATAATATTATGGTAAACAATTCCTTGCATCCGCATGTGTGGTTTGTAGAAAGTGGGGATGTTTTTAAGTACAATATTGTAGGTGAAGCTTATCAAGATATTAGACTTTTAGGATGGGGGAAAGAATTGGATTATAACTTTTTTAGAACAGAAGAGGCGATGTTAAAATCTCAGATTTATAATAGGGATAATCACAGTGCATTTGGAGATCCATTATTTAAAGACCCGGCAACTTTAGACTTTACTGTGGCAAAAAATTCACCAGCTTTAAGTATTGGTTTTAAAAATTTTCCGATGGATAAGTTTGGAGTTCAAAAACCATCACTTAAAAAGCTTTCAAAAACTCCAAGAATACCTCAATTAAAAAATATAACCGATGATAGTAATAACGGTACTTCGACTACAATATCATGGTTGCGTAATGATTTAAAGAATGTAAGCTCAGCACAAGAACAATCAGCCTATGGCTTAAACACAGTAGAAGGTGTTATTGTTTTAAAAATATGGAGTCAGAGTCCTGCAGTGCAAAATAACGGACTGAAAGCTGGAGATGTAATTTTAAAAGTATCAGGTAAAAAAATAGTAAATGTTAAAGATTTTTTCACCATTAATGCAGCAAATACAAAAGAGCAATTAAAACTTCTAATCATGCGAAATCAATCTGAACAAGAATTAATAATAAAAACTAAATAA
- a CDS encoding alpha-L-fucosidase, whose product MKIIKRSFIVGLIALLHVSTGFAQEKSDVKKLNDDQRMEWWRDSKFGMFIHWGAYSIIGGERDTQIAGGGAEWAMDKLDYTIEDYEKFPEMFNPTMFDADAWVTMAKNAGMKYIVITAKHHEGFGLWDSKVSDYDVMDKAPFKRDVIKELSEACKKQGIKFCFYYSIVDWHHPQAQGNLYPNYNISQHDDPTVVNPKFPKYYKNYMKPQIKELLTNYGDVGVVWFDGDWISDYTTEMGKDLYKYIRDIQPNTIVNNRVDKGRTGMDGMNNNPGQFAGDFGTPEQEIPDTGIDSDWEACMTMNGSWGYKPSDTDWKSSEDLIQKLVDIVSKGGNFLLNIGPDGFGRFPSESIRRLNAMGEWTKINGEAIYGASASPYAKPKWGRYTKKDGVLYAHVFDWPETGTLKLHKDIKVKKATVLTDSKTELKSLATSREVLLNVPMLAPDATVSVIKIELAN is encoded by the coding sequence ATGAAAATAATTAAAAGATCATTTATAGTAGGGCTAATTGCTTTACTGCATGTAAGTACAGGCTTTGCTCAAGAAAAGTCAGATGTAAAAAAACTTAATGATGACCAACGAATGGAGTGGTGGCGTGATTCTAAATTTGGTATGTTTATCCACTGGGGAGCGTATTCTATAATAGGAGGTGAACGTGATACTCAGATAGCAGGAGGTGGTGCTGAATGGGCAATGGATAAATTAGATTATACCATTGAAGATTATGAGAAATTTCCTGAAATGTTCAATCCGACAATGTTTGATGCAGATGCATGGGTAACTATGGCTAAAAATGCAGGAATGAAATACATTGTTATAACAGCTAAGCATCATGAAGGTTTTGGATTATGGGATTCTAAAGTATCAGATTATGATGTGATGGATAAAGCTCCTTTTAAAAGAGATGTGATTAAAGAATTATCAGAAGCGTGTAAAAAACAAGGTATCAAATTTTGTTTTTACTATTCTATTGTAGATTGGCATCATCCACAAGCACAAGGAAATTTATATCCTAATTATAACATTTCTCAACATGATGATCCTACGGTTGTGAATCCTAAATTTCCTAAATATTACAAAAATTACATGAAACCTCAAATAAAAGAACTATTGACAAATTACGGTGATGTTGGTGTAGTTTGGTTTGATGGAGATTGGATTTCTGATTATACTACAGAAATGGGAAAAGATCTTTATAAATATATTCGTGATATTCAACCAAATACTATTGTAAATAATAGAGTTGATAAAGGTAGAACAGGAATGGACGGAATGAATAATAATCCAGGGCAGTTTGCTGGAGATTTTGGTACTCCAGAACAAGAAATTCCAGATACAGGAATCGATTCTGATTGGGAAGCATGTATGACTATGAATGGGTCTTGGGGCTATAAACCATCTGATACTGATTGGAAAAGTAGTGAAGATTTAATTCAAAAATTAGTAGATATTGTTTCTAAAGGAGGTAACTTTTTATTAAATATCGGACCAGATGGTTTTGGTAGGTTTCCTTCAGAAAGCATCAGACGTTTAAATGCAATGGGAGAATGGACAAAAATAAATGGAGAAGCTATTTATGGCGCTTCTGCAAGTCCGTATGCAAAACCAAAATGGGGGCGTTATACCAAAAAAGATGGCGTACTTTATGCTCATGTTTTTGATTGGCCAGAAACAGGTACTTTAAAATTACATAAAGATATTAAGGTTAAAAAGGCAACAGTATTAACAGATTCTAAAACAGAATTGAAGTCATTAGCTACTTCTAGAGAGGTGTTATTAAATGTGCCAATGTTGGCTCCAGATGCTACAGTTTCTGTGATTAAAATTGAGTTAGCTAACTAA
- a CDS encoding SGNH/GDSL hydrolase family protein, protein MNVSKKIISVVIVFILNIGVGFSQASEYEKPKWGGYTQVEDGFLLAHVFNWPADGKLVIDRAIKPREARLLSEPDKKIKIKLIEGKLTVLLPEEAPDTQVSVVRIQLVPSDDWANLGRYEKENLELKEPDRKENRVVFMGNSITEKWVKFNPDFFDKNNFVGRGISGQTSPQMLLRFKQDVINLSPKAVVIHAGTNDIAQNRGPITLEQIAENIFSMAELAKVHNIKVVLASVLPASSYSWSPSIEPTEKIIALNSLIKAYAKQHKLVYLDYYEPMVNVEKGLKKDLGRDTVHPNIKGYEIMEPLVKKAIEKALKK, encoded by the coding sequence ATGAATGTTTCTAAGAAAATAATTAGTGTAGTCATTGTTTTCATTTTGAATATTGGTGTTGGCTTTTCTCAAGCAAGTGAGTACGAAAAACCCAAATGGGGAGGGTATACACAAGTAGAAGATGGATTTTTATTAGCACATGTTTTTAATTGGCCAGCGGACGGTAAATTGGTTATAGACAGAGCAATTAAACCAAGAGAGGCAAGGTTACTTTCTGAACCAGATAAAAAGATCAAAATAAAATTAATTGAAGGAAAATTAACGGTATTATTACCAGAAGAAGCTCCTGATACTCAGGTTTCAGTAGTTAGAATTCAATTGGTGCCTAGTGATGATTGGGCTAATTTAGGCCGATATGAAAAAGAAAATTTAGAGTTGAAAGAACCCGATAGAAAAGAGAATAGAGTCGTTTTTATGGGAAATTCTATTACTGAAAAGTGGGTGAAATTCAATCCTGATTTTTTTGATAAGAATAATTTTGTGGGCAGAGGAATTAGTGGACAGACGTCACCGCAAATGCTTTTAAGGTTCAAACAAGATGTCATTAACTTAAGCCCTAAGGCAGTAGTGATACATGCAGGAACAAATGATATAGCACAAAATAGAGGGCCTATTACCCTTGAACAAATCGCTGAGAATATCTTTTCCATGGCAGAGCTAGCTAAGGTTCACAACATAAAAGTAGTATTAGCATCGGTATTACCTGCAAGTAGCTATTCTTGGAGTCCTTCAATAGAGCCTACAGAAAAAATAATAGCACTTAATAGTTTAATTAAAGCCTATGCTAAGCAACATAAATTAGTGTATTTGGATTATTATGAACCTATGGTAAATGTAGAAAAAGGATTAAAAAAAGATTTAGGTAGAGATACAGTTCATCCTAATATTAAGGGTTACGAAATAATGGAGCCTTTGGTTAAAAAGGCTATTGAAAAAGCTTTAAAGAAATAA
- a CDS encoding DUF1080 domain-containing protein, translating to MKMKSFYAIVILLISTLTFSFTYRNNDPLSDKGFVDLFNGKNWDGWYLKLKNGDDEMAKKVYAIDNGMVHVFKNMPDSLDLGTGENGTHGLFYTNKKYSKYILRFEYKWGSKITNNFDRWQYDAGIYYHVTDDKIWPTGIEYQIRYNHVSDANHTGDFITGGTSLNWFAAKDSSTFLLPQKGGLSTGQRKNKMLLANPNVEYNALNNQWNQCEVIVMGDKYTIHKLNGVIVNMGTDLSVGEGIIGFQSETAEIYYKNIKIKEFDEIIPMEKFIK from the coding sequence ATGAAAATGAAATCATTTTACGCAATAGTAATTTTATTAATAAGCACCCTAACTTTTTCATTTACATACAGAAATAATGATCCTTTATCTGATAAAGGGTTTGTTGATCTTTTTAATGGAAAAAATTGGGATGGTTGGTACTTAAAGCTAAAAAATGGCGATGATGAAATGGCTAAAAAAGTATATGCTATTGATAATGGAATGGTACATGTTTTTAAAAATATGCCTGATAGTTTAGACTTAGGTACTGGTGAAAACGGAACACATGGTCTTTTTTATACCAATAAAAAATACAGTAAATATATTCTTCGTTTTGAATATAAATGGGGAAGTAAAATTACGAACAACTTTGATAGATGGCAGTATGATGCGGGTATTTACTATCACGTAACAGATGATAAAATTTGGCCTACAGGTATAGAGTACCAAATACGATACAATCACGTTTCTGATGCCAACCATACTGGAGACTTTATTACAGGCGGAACTTCACTTAACTGGTTTGCGGCAAAAGATAGTTCAACATTTTTATTACCACAAAAAGGAGGGTTAAGTACAGGGCAACGTAAAAATAAAATGTTACTAGCAAATCCAAATGTTGAGTATAATGCTTTAAATAATCAATGGAACCAATGTGAGGTAATTGTAATGGGAGATAAGTATACCATTCATAAATTAAATGGTGTTATAGTAAACATGGGTACTGATCTTTCAGTTGGCGAAGGTATTATTGGGTTTCAATCAGAAACAGCAGAAATTTATTATAAGAACATTAAAATAAAAGAATTTGATGAAATTATTCCGATGGAAAAATTTATCAAATAA
- a CDS encoding FAD-dependent oxidoreductase — protein MKKIFLLLFILLFSFSTILVANETPKTYKADVIIYGGTSAAIASAIQLKRMGKTVLVVCPEKHIGGLSSSGLGFTDLGNKRVIGGISKEFYEEVYAHYQNNEVWNWQPKSEYGNIAQGTTAIDDDLKTMWTFEPHVAENIFENFVKDNNIEILRDKWLDRENGVKKEKGKIISITMLDGSTYKAKIFIDATYEGDLMAAAGVKYHVGREANSVYKEQWNGVQKEEFHHSHNFGDRKISPYVIPGDPKSGVLPRISTEDPGEQGSGDHRVQAYNYRLCTTNAEGNVVPFEKPENYDPAQYELLRRVFESGRYSMFGGGKIPNMKRDVNNVGPFSSDNIGMNYEYPEASYEKRKEILDEHIAYHKGLLYFWGHDESVPERFRTSIKKWGLAKDEFADNGHWPYQIYVREARRMIGEFVMTENEILGRNKVTQSIGMGSYTMDSHNAQRYITKDGYVQNEGDLGIDAEEPYQIHLGTILPKGEECKNLLVPAAVSSSHIAFGSIRMEPVFMILGQSAGTLAGLALEDKKNLHDISYDSLRKTLQKDGQVLEFSTHKD, from the coding sequence ATGAAAAAAATATTCTTACTTCTTTTTATCTTATTATTTTCTTTTAGTACCATTTTGGTAGCAAATGAAACTCCAAAAACGTACAAAGCAGATGTTATTATCTATGGAGGAACATCAGCAGCTATAGCATCAGCTATACAATTAAAGCGCATGGGTAAAACTGTTTTAGTGGTGTGTCCTGAAAAGCATATTGGTGGACTTTCTTCTAGCGGATTAGGATTTACAGATCTTGGAAATAAAAGGGTAATTGGAGGTATATCAAAAGAATTTTATGAAGAGGTTTATGCGCATTATCAAAATAATGAAGTATGGAACTGGCAACCTAAAAGTGAATATGGAAACATAGCTCAAGGGACTACCGCTATTGATGACGATTTAAAAACTATGTGGACGTTTGAACCTCATGTAGCTGAAAACATTTTTGAAAATTTTGTAAAAGATAATAATATCGAAATTTTACGAGATAAGTGGTTAGACCGTGAAAATGGCGTTAAAAAGGAAAAAGGTAAAATTATTTCTATAACGATGTTAGATGGTTCTACATATAAAGCTAAAATATTTATTGATGCCACGTACGAAGGAGATCTTATGGCAGCTGCAGGGGTAAAATATCATGTCGGTAGAGAAGCAAATAGTGTTTATAAGGAACAATGGAATGGCGTACAGAAAGAAGAATTTCATCACAGCCACAACTTTGGTGATCGTAAAATAAGCCCTTATGTGATACCTGGCGACCCAAAAAGTGGTGTATTGCCAAGAATCTCAACAGAAGATCCAGGAGAGCAAGGTTCTGGAGATCATAGAGTACAAGCCTACAATTACAGGTTGTGTACTACCAATGCTGAAGGTAATGTTGTTCCTTTTGAAAAGCCAGAGAATTATGACCCTGCACAGTATGAGTTATTGAGAAGAGTTTTTGAATCGGGTAGATATTCAATGTTTGGAGGAGGTAAAATACCAAATATGAAGCGAGATGTAAATAATGTAGGTCCGTTTAGTTCAGATAATATAGGAATGAACTATGAATACCCTGAAGCTTCTTACGAGAAAAGGAAAGAAATTTTAGATGAGCACATTGCATACCACAAAGGCTTACTTTATTTCTGGGGACATGATGAAAGTGTGCCAGAAAGATTTAGAACAAGTATAAAAAAATGGGGATTAGCAAAAGATGAATTTGCAGATAATGGGCATTGGCCGTATCAAATTTATGTGCGTGAAGCACGTCGTATGATTGGAGAATTTGTAATGACAGAAAATGAAATTTTAGGAAGAAATAAAGTGACGCAATCTATAGGAATGGGGTCTTACACGATGGATTCACATAATGCACAACGCTACATTACAAAAGATGGTTATGTGCAAAATGAAGGTGATTTGGGGATTGATGCCGAAGAGCCCTACCAAATTCACTTAGGAACAATACTCCCTAAAGGAGAAGAGTGTAAAAATTTACTAGTACCAGCGGCAGTTTCAAGTTCGCATATTGCTTTTGGTTCTATCAGAATGGAACCTGTTTTTATGATATTAGGGCAAAGTGCAGGTACCTTAGCAGGTTTGGCTTTGGAAGATAAAAAGAACCTTCATGATATTTCTTATGATTCATTACGTAAGACATTACAGAAAGATGGTCAAGTATTAGAATTTTCAACACATAAAGATTAA